AAGTATCAAAAAACTTTCTTATATCAGGTTTCCGAGAATATCCTCAAGTACATTTTAAAGAAGAGGAGATAGTTGATGCAGTTGAAAGATTAAACGGATATGTTGGATGGCTAACGTACTATGGAAACTTCAGATGTGAGAGGAGACTTTCGCATGAGGAAGCCTTAAAAGAGACAGTAAGTGAAGGTTCGAAGATCATACAAAGTGAATTAAACCATTTCCTCAAAAACAGGAGAAGAGAGCTATACATAAAAGTGCTAAGAATCGTTAGAACGGGAGCAAGGTGGAGTGAAATAAAAAGAGAACTCGACATAAACAGTAAAGTTCTAAACGGCATCCTAAAAAATCTAACATCAGCAATGATAGTAGAAGGAAATGAAGGATACTATTGGATAGAAGACCCGATAACAAGAGAGGCAATAAAAAAACTAAGATAATCTTTAAAATTGAATAAACCTGATTACGTAGAATGCCGTGGTCAACAGTTTTGGAATAGATAGGTTTAAATATTTGTTTAACTCTATTAACTCTTTGATGGAAGAAGAACTACTTAGACCAAAGGATGTTGCAAAGATATTCAACATCTCAGTTAAGACTCTTTGGAAGTGGCAGAAGAAAGGCATTATTAGGACTGTTAAACTCCCAACTGGCAAGCTGAGATATCCCAAGAGCGAGGTTGAGAGGTTATGGAGGCAGTTAAGAGCTACAGGGTCCCAGTAGATGTTCCAAAAGATTTAATCGAAGAATACTTCAAAGTTAAGCGGAAGGCTTTAGACGCAATCTTCTCACACGTTAAAATTTCTAAGAAGGCCCACCTTAACTTGAAAGCTGAGGATAGGAGAGAGCTTAGGGATGAACTGCTACGAGAGTGGAGATACTCAAAGCATTACGTTGACTCAGCAATAAAATGGCAAGCTGATGTCTGAAGGAAAAGGTCTGATGTTTTCATCAAGATCAGTTAAAGAGAAATGTTATTCTGTTTTTGGTTCTTATTTTATGTTGGAAAATAATTATTTATACGATTAGCTTTATTCATAAGGGGAGTAAGAAAATGTCGAAGGAAGCTAAGAAGCTGTTTTCAGGAACGTTGTATTTAACTGTTATGCAGGTTTCTTTCTATATAGTGGCATTTGTGTTCTATGTTGTAGTTGCGAGGGTCTTGGATCCTAAGGAGGTTGGACGTTTTTCTTTGCTCCTCATGGTTTTGACGGTTTTCAATACGATTTCTTTGCTTGGGTTGAATAATGCAGTTATAAAGTATGTTTCGGAGAATTTAGGTAAGGGTGATGAGGAGTATGCTTTAGCTTCGGCGAGGGAGGCGTTTAAGGTTTTGTTATTTGTATCTATAGTAGCGTTAGCTGTTGGATTTTCGTTTTCGCCTGTTATAGGATCTTACATAGGGGTGGGGGTGATTGAGGTTTTGATCATCTTGACTACAGCTTTCATATTGAACATTACTAGCTATTATGGTGCTTTAATGTATGGTTATAGTATGTTTAAGGAGGTTAGTGTACAAAATATACTCTATACAACCGTTGGAAGGTTTTCGGGGATTCTCTTCACTCTTTTTTGTTTAAGTGTACTTGGGTTAATTTTGGGATTGCTGGTGGGTTCTATTGTGACGTTGTTTTACTCAATATTAATCTTAAAGGGTAAGGTGAGGAGGACGAATAAGCGATTTCCGGCGGTGAAGTTACTTGCTTTTAGTATGCCAGTCTATGGTGCGAATATAATTGGGTTGTCTCAAAATTGGCTTGATATAGCTGTGCTTTCTGGTATAGCTGGTTTAAGTGTGACTGGAGTTTATTTTATAGCTGTATCAAGTGTTGGTGTTCTGTCCATACTTTGGACGCCGTTATCTTCTGCTCTTTTTCCTACGTTTTCATGGATAAATGGTACGGGGAATAAAGAGGGAATAAGTGTGATGCATATAAGGATAATTAGGTTAGCTACTGCTGTAATTTTGCCGTTAAGTGTATCGTTAGCTGCTGTATCGCGGACGGCAATAAGCGTGGTTTATGGCGAAAAATACTTGGATGCGAGCGTACCTTTTATGATACTTTCGGTGTTGGTAATTTTAAGTGCATATTCAGGGATATATTCTGCAGAATTGCAGGCGGCGGGCAGGACAAAACCAATATTTATTGCGGGGTTAATTTCAGCGATGGTATACTTAATGCTGTTGCTAAGTTTAACGATGTGGCTAAAACAAATAGGTGCTGCGATAGCAAGGGCATTGATGGTAATAACGGCGTTTGTGATTTTGTATAATAGCATAAAAATGAAGATGCCTGATAATATTATGAAGAGTATAATTATGTCAATTGTGATGGCATTTATTTTATCGTTGGTTGAAAGTTTTTTAAATGTAAGTCTATATGCTAAAGCATTGATAGAAGCTCTAATTTTTGTAATAGCGTTGCCAGTCTTTTATAAAATTGTAAAACCGTTAAACAAGGAGGATATTAGTCTACTGAAAGCAATAATACCAAAGCTGGATAATCGCTAAATATTAAATAGTACATGCTTCTTTTCATTTAGTGCATAAGTGAACTACCCCACCCTTACGGATGGGGCTTCCAGCTTAGGCTGGTTATGGGCTGGTTCACTTGCAGCCCCGTGGATGGGCATATAGCTCATCCACCTCTCAAATTTTTTAGCGATGTTGATGGCTCCGTTTAGGTCTGCGTTGTATTCTCCGCAGTGAGCGCAGACAAACAAGCCCTGAGTTTTGCGCTTTCCTTCACACCCGCAGATATGGCACGTTATTGAAGTGTAGGCTTCGCTTGTGGTTATTACTGGTATGCCTACGAGCATAGCTTTATACTCTATCATTTTCGTTAAGCGATAATATGGCATGTTGCTGACTATTCTGTTTAAGCGTTTGCCTTTGCCCTTGACTCGCTTTCTTATTCCCTTTAGGTCTCCCAAAACTATGTAAGAGTTGGTTGCAAGGGCGAGGCTGACTATCCTTTTGCTGACTCGGTGAAGGATGGTGTTAACCACCCTTCTCTCCTTGCTTCCAACTCTCTTCACGACTTTGGTTAGACCTCTCTCTTGAAGCCTTCTGCGGAGCCATGCGTAATGCCTTCTAACTCCTCTAATCTCCCTACCGTAGAATTGGGCTTTCATCACGTTTTCATTCTGCCAAAGCACCGCAGTGGCAGCGAAACGCTCGCCCAAATCCACAGCAAGGATGGAGGAACATTCTCGCATGGGCGGGGCTGGAAACTCGAAGGTGAGCATGGCAATGTAGCGGTCTTTTCGCTTTACGATTTTGCTTTCGCATAGTTTAGCGTTTTCTGGAAACTTCCTGTGAGGTTTAACTGGAACCTTTATTCCTCCCCTTACGCCATAGACTGGAATCTTCAAAAACCAAAATGCCTTAGCCCTTCTAAGGTTAATTAAGTCGTTTCTCAAGCTAAGCGGATACTCTTTATGCTTAACTCTTTGATAGTATCTAAGAGCTTGTTGCTTATTCGCCGAATACAACGGAACAGTCTTGTCCCCCCTAAGAAACTTCTGAAGGTTAAAATATTCCCTATCCAACAAGTCTTTTTTCCTTCGAGTCAGTCCAACAACGCCCGCTTGGATAGTCAGCTTCATATCAAACTTTAATTACTCAAAGCTGTTTAAAAGTCTATCGCAATTCATCCCCACGCTTACGCATGGGGTCTTCTTGCGAGATTAGATAAAGGGTTGGTGAGCAGTTTTTGAATAGATAGATTTTTATAGGCGTTTTGAGTTGATTTTTTATGCCGATATGGGTCCTGCTTCCAATGCGAATAGGACGACAGGCAGGCGGGGGAACTTCCAATGTGCCGTCCTTCACCGTTGGCGGCGAAGGCCCTCGAAAGCGTTTGCCGATAGAGGGAAGGGACGAAAATCTATGAATCCCACAACGGTATGAGATACTGCAGGTTATAGTAAAGAAGGAGCATCTAGAGATAGCAAAGAGAGCGGCCAAGGTAGCTTCATCTAAGATCCCCATACCATCCAAGATAGAGATTGAGGAAATAGAAAAGAATTGAGCTCCTGTTTTCTTCTGCTCAAGAAGCTAGAAGACTGGTCTAGAGTGCTTATGTTTTCTCTTCTGGTTTATGATTAGAATTGTCACTTTCTGGTAAAAGCATGAAGCTAGAACAAGGTTATGAAAAGCAAATATACTACGAGGTTAACCGCTGTAACCAATGCTCCTACTCTAAGGAACGTTGTGAATTTTATAGTTGTGTTGAACTTGCTTTCAACAACTTCAAGTATTATTATGTTAGATGCTGCTCCAAAGAGAGTTAAATTTCCAGCAATAGTTGAGGACATTGCCAGGGATATCCAAGCCTTAACATCCTCTCCAGTAAATCCAAGAGTGTTCATATAATTTATGAAGAGCTTGACAAAAGGCACGTTGCTTAATAGCTGGCTAAGTATTATTGATGTAGTGGAAATTTCAATGAGCTCGAATAGACTGTTTGGCTTGCTTTTCATGAAAAGGGATATCATGTCGCTTGAAACTCCGCTGTTCCATATCCCCTGCATTGCTATGAACATTGTTATGAAGAACATTATTGTCCCCCAGTCAATTTCCTTGATTACTTTTCTGGGCTCCTCCACAAAGAAGTACATGGCTGAAGCTACGAGAAAAGGTATGAATCCTATTTCCTCGATATGAGGGCCTCCGCTCAACCTAAGTATGTCGTTGGCAAGCATGAGAGATATAACTGAAATGAGGGAAAGGGAAGCAATTAGGGGTTCTGAACTAAGTATGGATATGTGTGGAATCCATACTTAGTCCTTGAGCCTCATCCCTCTTGTCCTCCTCAGGGTTCATCGGAGGACTCATCGAGGTTAGCTCCTTTCGGGGTGAACCCATGAATCCCCACATCCTAAGGAATGTTTTCCAAATGTTTATTGATGCATTCTTCTGCCTATCGATTACAAGTCCGCATTTTGGGCACTCGAAGACTGCTCCTCTTAGGTCTTTATTATAGTACCCGCATTTGGAGCAGGTCTTTGAGGTGCCCTTCGCCTTCACATACATGGTAGCATAACCATTCCACGCAGATTTGTATTCTACGTACTTTTGTAGTTTGATGTAATTGTGCTTGCTGTTCTGCCTGTTCATGCTCCTACTCTTCGTCCTAGCAATCCTCTCCTTGAAGTTCGTCAGGTCCTCGAAGACGTTTGTCCTGCCTGAGAGCTGCCTGGCCAGCTTGTGCAGCGCGTCGTCAACCCTGTTCCTCTCCCTCGAGCGGTACTTCTTCAGGAGCCTCTTCCTCGTTTTCTCTGGAAGCTTTTGGATGACTCTTCTCTTCAGCTCGTAGATCCTGTGGATGGTGTAGATCTCTTTCAGGTCTATGGAACAGTGATCCCGGCCGTCGAAGCCGTCCAGGGATAGGAGGTTCGTGTCCCAGGCAATCGGTTTCTCGACCTTCAGCCCCACCCTCTTCCTGACCGTCACCAGGAGCCTGTCCCGCTTGAGTATGAGTTCGCCGAGCTCTAAACCCCTTATCCTATCCCAGCACCACGCCTTCCTCAAATCTACGGTCACGCTTTCTTCATAGGGTTTAATCGAAATCCTGAGCACGCCGTCCCTGTGACTGTAGAGGGTTTCCTTGACCCTCACGAACTTCCTCTTCAGTTCAGGCCTACTTCTTCCTGCCCGCCCATGAAGGTATCTCTTCCTCCAGGACTCGAGCACGGAATAAGCCTGTTTTATCGCTGAGTCCACGTAATGCTTGGAGTAAACCCATCCTCTGAGGTGCTTATCTCTAAGCCCTTTCCTAAAAGCCTTGTCTTTCCTCAAAAACGGTATAAGCCTCTTCTCATTCCTATTCCATGCAATGTTCCTCCATAAATCATCCAAGATAGAGTTTAAGATGCGCATGTAGTCCTCTATAAGCTCACTTACCTCAAGGTTATATGGTATCGAGTACGCTTTAACCAACAAGCTTCTTGACACCTTCAACAACCTCATTATACTTACGGCTTCTCATGCCTACAATAATTCTTTCCTCTCTTAAACTAAGAACACGTTTTATTTCACTTTCAGGGATCCTCCTACGTCCTCCAACAGTCCTAACACACCTTATTTTACCCTGTTTATCCCATTGCTGAATAGTCCATGTGGTGACTCCAAGAAGCTTCCTCGCCTCCTTGATTGTATAGAGCTTTTCGGACATCAACATTCTCCTATATCTACCAATATTTAAACACATCTATTTTGAAACTGCTGAAAAAGGCATCTCTTTTGTTTTTCAGGCTCTCCTCTGCTATGAGGCCAAGTTCAATCCCTTTCCTTGGAACCTTGAGAAGGAATGAAATGATCACAGGGGTGATGATTAGATTGATGAGTGTTGGAACGAATAAGTAAAATATGAAAGATATGAAAGGTGCCTTCATGCCGGAGCTCACAGAGATCAGAACGTTCTGTGGATTTCCCATTGGCGTTGTAACTGAGCCTATGGTTATGGAGAATGCTAGAACAAGGAGGAGTGCCTCAAGAGAAATGCCAGTGGCTCTTGATATCATGTATATTATGGGAGGGCCCATCACAGCTATAGTATCATTGACAGCAAATGCTGCCATGAGACCGAATATGATGGAAGCGACAATCATTATGCTATACGTCGATTTGAGCTTGGTTATGAACCAATATGATAGGAGGCTCAAAAGGCCAGAGGATTCAGCAAGTGAAACAATACTGAACATGCCAATGAGAAAGAATATTACATTGAGATCTATCACTGTTGGTAGCTCCTCTATGCTGACCAGTCTACCAATGATGCTGAGAAAGGCAAGAAATGACATGAAGGCCCACACGGGCATTTTTGGATTCCTAGATCTGAGCATGAGGAAGGATATCAGCATTATTAACATCAGCCAGCCCAGAAGATACTGGAATGTCAAGAGTGCTCACCAGCAATGAATCAGAAAAAGAGCTTATAAACTCTTTTTCTATTAATGGTTCATGTGCGACAAAAAGCAGAGTGTCATCCGAATATCTCTGATTTCTTTCCACATCTTGGTTTGCTCTTCTCCTAATTTTCTAATTTCTTTCCATATTTTGTTTTGTGCTTCTGTTAGTGTGTCTAGTTTTTTTTAGTATTTCTGATAGTCCTAGATAGCCTGCTACTGTGTAGCGGAATTCCACATCCTTCTCAAGCAGACTCAAGAACTCCTTCTTTAAATTTACACTCATCATGCAAGTATTACATAAAACAATATATAAATCCATTGCAGCGCTCAAAATATTACAATCATGAATGCCTCTAAATTTAATATAATAACAATATTTGTGTCATGGGTTCTAAGTTACGTGGTCTTTGACGTGCATAGTTTTTCACTCTCGATTTTGAGGGCTTTTCGGGTGAACCCATGGATCCCCGCACCTCGTTAACCTGCCCCCATAGGAAGCCGTGCTTCCGGAGCGGAGGGTGCGCTAGAGCTGTTCCTTAGATTTACGTATCTCGCATCCACGCTTATCCATTTGAGCCCTTCCATCGCGGAACTGCTAACTGCGGTACAAGTTTTTCATGGTCTTAAGTTAGAACAAAAGTATGGTTTGTTTCTTCTTTCATTTTTTTAAGTGCGTGTTCGAGCTCTAGGGGTTTTTGGTTTAAAATTTTTAATGCCTTTTTTATATCTAATGAGGAGTCTTTTGGTCTTTTTGCTTTCCATGACATTTCGTTTATTTTTGCTTGTTTGATTAAATCGGGGTTTAAGTCGAATATTTCAGCTAACTTTTTGGCGAAGTTGTATCGACTTGTTCTGGTTGCTCCTGCTGTGTGGAGAATGCCTGTTATTTCTCTCTCAGCGATTTCTAAAAGCATTTCCGCAAGGTTAGTGTTCAATGTGGGTGAAACGTATTGATCTGTTATTATTTTTATTTCTTTTCCTTGTTTTAGATTGTTTATTATCCATGTTGCAAAATTCTGTTTATGTGTGTAGGCCCAACCATAAATGACGCTCGCTCGGGCAATACAATATTTTGTGTTGCTCTCTTTAGTAAACTCTTCACCCTTAAGTTTGGTGTAACCGTAATAGTTAATTGGGTTTGGTGCGTCTTCCTCTGAATATAGTCCTTTTTCCCCATCGAAAACGTAGTCTGTTGATACGTAAATCATGTGTGAGTCGATGTTGGCCGATGCTTTTGCGATGTTTTTTGTTGCTTCAGCATTTATTTTCCAAGCTAGTTCTTTATTTATTTCGCTTCCTTCAACATCTGTGTATGCGGCTGCGTGTATTATGGTGTCAGGTTTAAGTTGGAAGATCTTTTCAAATAGTTTATCTCTGTTGGTTATGTCAAGTTGGATGGATATTCCGATATCGACCTTGTGTTCATTATAAATTGCGTAAACTTCGTGTCCTTTTTTCAGGGCGATTTGAACTATTTTGTGACCCAATAGCCCGCTGGCGCCTGTCACGAGAATTTTCATAATTACCACTTAATCTTCCATGGTGTTGGATGAAGAACTTCTTGGGTTGCTATGGGTTTCCACCACCACTCATTATTCATGTACCAGTCAATTGTGGCTTTTAGGGCTTCCTGAAAATTGTGTTCTGGTTTCCATCCGAGTTCGTTTCTGATTTTTGATGAGTCAAGGCTATATCTGATGTCATGACCAGGTCTATCTTCTACGAATGTAATTAAGTTTAATGGTTTGTTCATGAGGCTTAGAATTTGTGTTACTAATTCAATGTTTTGGAGTTCGTTTCCTGCTGAAACATTGTAAATTTCTCCGCCTTTACCTTTAGTGAGGAGGAGTGTAAGTGCTGTAGAAAAATCTTTTACATATATCCAATCTCTTACGTTTTGTCCTTTGCCATAAATTGGTATGGGAAGATTTGAGTGTGCTCTAATGATGGTTTTGGGGATTAATTTCTCAGGAAACTGATATGGACCGAAGTTATTAGTGCTTCTAACTATAACGACGTCTAAGTCGTAGGTTCTGTGGTAGGCTAACGCAAACATGTCTGCTGCAGCTTTGCTAGCTGAGTAAGGTGAAGAGGGTTTAAGCCTATCCTCCTCTTGAAAAGATCCCTGAAGAATATCTCCATACACTTCGTCTGTTGATACGTGCACCACTCTTTTTTTAAGCTTTACGCATGCTTCAAAAATGGTTAATGCGCCTATGACATTACTCTTTATGAAGGGCCATGGGTTTGCTATGCTTCTGTCTACATGTGTCTCAGCAGCAATGTTAACGACGATATCTACTTGATTTATGATTTTATTAACGAGACGCTTGTTAGCAATATCCCCCTTTATGAAACTATATCTTATATCCTTTTCAATATCCTTCAAGTTAGCAATATTAGAACCAGAGGAAAGACTATCCAGATTTATCACTCTAACATCCCTGAATTCATGCAGAATGTAACGTATGAAGTTGCTTCCTATGAAGCCAAGACCACCTGTCACGAGAATTTTCATGACAAAACCCTACTTATAGGGTGGATAAAACCAATCCCAAGGCTTATTGCATCTCGAATCATCTTCTTTCCCGTTAATCTCCTTAGGAATTATTAAAGGGTCGTTCCAAGGTCTTCTTAACTCATCAGGATTTCCATAATCATATAATCTGTTAGTGAAGTAAATTGTTAGGGATGGTGTATTACTAACTGTTTTCGTGCCGTGCCAGTATTTTCCTGGTATGCGGATTATGCTCGGCTTTCTTTCATCAGCAATTATCTCTACTAGCTTTCTGCTTTCTTCATCATAAGCACATATTTTCATAGCTCCTTTCAAAACAAGGAAGTAATCTATCTGTCCCCTCTCATGCTTATGCCAAGCTCTTACGATGCCAGGGTAACTGTAACTTATGTTAGCTTGGGCTATCCATTCCTCACCTAGAAGGTGTTTCCAATCGATCCTCAAAGCCTCGGCAAAGAATCCTCTTTCATCTGGGAGTACTTTAAGCTCGTAAGCCTTAACACCTTCTAAGGGGTATTCTTTGACTTCGCTCATAATATCACCTCCGAATAATCTGCTACATTAAACTTATGTGCATTTGCAAATCCCTTCTTGATTATTTTTGCGTTTCTCCCAATTAGGCTTTCCTCAATCCTATTAACATCCTCGATAACAGCATTATTTAAGACTATGGAGTATTCTATGCTACTGTTTATTATCCTGACATTATCACCTATGCTTGTATAAGGACCTATGAGCGAGTTCTCGATATGGCAGTATTCACCTATTACAGCAGGCCCTCTAACAGTACACTTTACTATTTTTGTGCCTTTTCCAATAGAAACTCTTCCATCAACCTTTGAATCTATGATCTCTCCTTCTATTTTTCTATTAATCCTTTCGTCTAAGATCAGAGAATTAGCATAAAGGACATCATCTTTCTTTCCTGTATCAAGCCACCATCCTTTGACAAATTCATAGTTAACTTTGTGACCATTATCGATCAGCATTTGAATGGCTTCAGTGATCTCATACTCTCCACGCCAACTCGGTTTAAGTTTCTTAATCATTTTAAATATTATCGGGGTGAAGAAATAAACTCCAACTATAGCATAGTTGCTTGGAGGTTCTTTTGGCTTCTCTACTAATCCAACAAGCTTCCCGCTCTTGTCAAACTTTGCCACTCCAAATCTGGTGGGATCTTCAACCTCTTTTAAAAGGATCATAGCGTCATAATCACTCTCAACGAACTTATCCAAGTATTCCTTTATACCGTTTTGAAGCATATTATCTCCAAGGTAAACAACAAACCTATCATTACCAACAAACTCTTCACAGAGGCTGATTGCATGTGCTATACCTTTTGGAAATCCTTGGTAAATATAAGTTATGCGTGCGCCAAACTTAGATCCATCAGCATAATACTCACGTACAAGTTCAGGGAAAGTCTCGCCTAAGATTATTGCTACCTCCTTTATGCCAGAGGAGATTAAGTCTTCAAGCACATACTGACTTATGGGCTTGTTAGCGACCGGTATGAGTTGTTTAGGTCCTGTATAAGTAAGTGGTCTAAGTCTAGTTCCAGCACCGCCATGGAGAATTATTCCTTTCAAATGAAAACCACCTAATATCTTCTTTGTAGCAAAATTATATAAGTATTCTCTGCAAAATGCAACAAGTTCAGATTAAAGTTCTCATTTCCTGTTAAATTCTTTTGTAATTGAGAGTTGCGATTTTGGATCTTCATTTTCCAAGTCCAATGGCTGAGAATGTGAGTTTTTGGCTGAATAATTTTGGATCATAAATTCTTCTACCGTCAATCACAATTGGTTGTTTCATGTTTTTTATGAAATCCTCTGGTTTGAGATGTTTGAACTCATTCCACTCAGTAACGATGATAGCACAATCAGCATCTTTAATGCAATCAGTTAATGAAGGAGCATAAATGATTCTGTTGCCAAATATATGCCTTGCATTATCTATTGCGGCTGGGTCATAAACTGTAACATTAGCACCCAGTTCTAAAAACTTGTTAATAATCTTAATAGAAACTGCTTCTCTCATATCATCAGTATTGGGCTTAAACGATAATCCAAGAATGGCAATTTTCTTGCCATGAAAGTCACCAATAAGATCTTTAGATAGCTCGATGGCTTTATAAGGTTGATCATTGTTCACATCAATAATGCTTTCTAAAAGTCTAGGTTCATAACCTAGGTTTTTAGTAAAGTTTATTAAAGCTCTTAGGTCTTTTGGGAAGCAACTTCCACCAAAACCAAGGCCAGCTTTAAGAAAAAGTGGTCCAATGCGTTTATCTAAACCAATACCTTTAGCAATAACTTCAACATCAGCACCAGGAATTTTCTGAGCGATGTTGGCAATTTCATTAATGAAGCTTACTTTCATAGCAAGAAAGGCATTGTTGGAATACTTAATAAACTCAGCATTAACAAGATTAGTCCTGATTAAAGGAGGCATCTTCTCATCATAAAATATTCTCCATAGACTTTCTAAAACATCACCAGACTTTTCATCGAAACAACCAATCACGATTCTATCAGGGTTAAAAGTATCCTCAACGGCACTACCTTCCTTTAAAAACTCAGGATTAACACAGATACCAAATTCACTTCCAACGATCTTTCCAGATTCTTCTTTAATAATTCTTATAATAACGTTCTCAGTGGTGCCGGGAACAACAGTGCTCTTCACAACGATTAAATGATAACTATTCTTTTCTTTAAGCATTTTTCCTATTAATCTACTTGCAGATTCAATATAAGACAGATCAATAGAACCATCAGATTTTGAGGGTGTTCCGACTGTTATGAATGTAATATCACTATTTAATACAGCCTCTTTTGGATCAGTAACTGGTATGAAATTCTCTTTAGCCTTTTTAAAAAGTTCTTTAAGACCAGGTTCATAAATGTAAAGCTTACTATTTTTAAGCATCTTAATCTTATTTTCATCAACGTCGTAACCGTAAACTCTAAAATTTTTAGATGCTAATGCCAGTGCCGTTGAAAGGCCAACGTAACCTAAACCGAAGAAAGAAATTTTCATCGTTTCATCATCTCCTTAAACCACTCTATGGTATAACTTAAACCATTATTCAATGATACTTTAGGTTCCCAATTTAAAAGCTTTCTAGCCTTAGAAATATCAGGGCTTCTCCTTCTAGGATCATCAGGCCTAGAATGAAGAAAAATAATCTCAGATTGTGAATTCGTTAACTTCTTTATGAGATGGGCTAATTCTAAGATTGTTATTTCATGCGGATTCCCAAAATTCATTACCTCACCCCTACATTCTTCACAGATCATAAACTTTAACAATCCAACAACCATGTCAGAGACATAGCAGAAACTCCTTGTTTGTTTCCCATCACCATGAACAGTTATTGGTTCATACCTCAATGCCTGTATAATAAACTTCGGAATCACTCTTGCATATTCTACGTTGATGTCAAGTCTTGGACCAAACGTATTGAAAATACGCGCAATTCTTACATCAACGTTATACTGTCTAAAATAAGCCATGCATAACGCCTCACCAAACCTCTTTGATTCATCATAACAACTTCTTAAACTAATTGGATTCACTTTACCCCAATAAGCCTCAGGTGTTGGAATTACCTCAGCATCACCATAAACTTCAGAAGTTGATAAATAAAGCAGGACAGAATGATCCTTTCTAGCATTCTCAAGACACTTTAACAATCCAAGACTGTTTGGAAGCATCGCTTCAACAGGCCTTCTCATATAATCATCTGGTGACGGTAAACTAGCACCATGTATTATGTA
This genomic interval from Thermoprotei archaeon contains the following:
- a CDS encoding SLC13 family permease, with product MLANDILRLSGGPHIEEIGFIPFLVASAMYFFVEEPRKVIKEIDWGTIMFFITMFIAMQGIWNSGVSSDMISLFMKSKPNSLFELIEISTTSIILSQLLSNVPFVKLFINYMNTLGFTGEDVKAWISLAMSSTIAGNLTLFGAASNIIILEVVESKFNTTIKFTTFLRVGALVTAVNLVVYLLFITLF
- the rfbD gene encoding dTDP-4-dehydrorhamnose reductase, with amino-acid sequence MKILVTGASGLLGHKIVQIALKKGHEVYAIYNEHKVDIGISIQLDITNRDKLFEKIFQLKPDTIIHAAAYTDVEGSEINKELAWKINAEATKNIAKASANIDSHMIYVSTDYVFDGEKGLYSEEDAPNPINYYGYTKLKGEEFTKESNTKYCIARASVIYGWAYTHKQNFATWIINNLKQGKEIKIITDQYVSPTLNTNLAEMLLEIAEREITGILHTAGATRTSRYNFAKKLAEIFDLNPDLIKQAKINEMSWKAKRPKDSSLDIKKALKILNQKPLELEHALKKMKEETNHTFVLT
- the rfbB gene encoding dTDP-glucose 4,6-dehydratase; the protein is MKILVTGGLGFIGSNFIRYILHEFRDVRVINLDSLSSGSNIANLKDIEKDIRYSFIKGDIANKRLVNKIINQVDIVVNIAAETHVDRSIANPWPFIKSNVIGALTIFEACVKLKKRVVHVSTDEVYGDILQGSFQEEDRLKPSSPYSASKAAADMFALAYHRTYDLDVVIVRSTNNFGPYQFPEKLIPKTIIRAHSNLPIPIYGKGQNVRDWIYVKDFSTALTLLLTKGKGGEIYNVSAGNELQNIELVTQILSLMNKPLNLITFVEDRPGHDIRYSLDSSKIRNELGWKPEHNFQEALKATIDWYMNNEWWWKPIATQEVLHPTPWKIKW
- a CDS encoding transposase codes for the protein MKLTIQAGVVGLTRRKKDLLDREYFNLQKFLRGDKTVPLYSANKQQALRYYQRVKHKEYPLSLRNDLINLRRAKAFWFLKIPVYGVRGGIKVPVKPHRKFPENAKLCESKIVKRKDRYIAMLTFEFPAPPMRECSSILAVDLGERFAATAVLWQNENVMKAQFYGREIRGVRRHYAWLRRRLQERGLTKVVKRVGSKERRVVNTILHRVSKRIVSLALATNSYIVLGDLKGIRKRVKGKGKRLNRIVSNMPYYRLTKMIEYKAMLVGIPVITTSEAYTSITCHICGCEGKRKTQGLFVCAHCGEYNADLNGAINIAKKFERWMSYMPIHGAASEPAHNQPKLEAPSVRVG
- a CDS encoding oligosaccharide flippase family protein → MSKEAKKLFSGTLYLTVMQVSFYIVAFVFYVVVARVLDPKEVGRFSLLLMVLTVFNTISLLGLNNAVIKYVSENLGKGDEEYALASAREAFKVLLFVSIVALAVGFSFSPVIGSYIGVGVIEVLIILTTAFILNITSYYGALMYGYSMFKEVSVQNILYTTVGRFSGILFTLFCLSVLGLILGLLVGSIVTLFYSILILKGKVRRTNKRFPAVKLLAFSMPVYGANIIGLSQNWLDIAVLSGIAGLSVTGVYFIAVSSVGVLSILWTPLSSALFPTFSWINGTGNKEGISVMHIRIIRLATAVILPLSVSLAAVSRTAISVVYGEKYLDASVPFMILSVLVILSAYSGIYSAELQAAGRTKPIFIAGLISAMVYLMLLLSLTMWLKQIGAAIARALMVITAFVILYNSIKMKMPDNIMKSIIMSIVMAFILSLVESFLNVSLYAKALIEALIFVIALPVFYKIVKPLNKEDISLLKAIIPKLDNR
- a CDS encoding zinc ribbon domain-containing protein yields the protein MVKAYSIPYNLEVSELIEDYMRILNSILDDLWRNIAWNRNEKRLIPFLRKDKAFRKGLRDKHLRGWVYSKHYVDSAIKQAYSVLESWRKRYLHGRAGRSRPELKRKFVRVKETLYSHRDGVLRISIKPYEESVTVDLRKAWCWDRIRGLELGELILKRDRLLVTVRKRVGLKVEKPIAWDTNLLSLDGFDGRDHCSIDLKEIYTIHRIYELKRRVIQKLPEKTRKRLLKKYRSRERNRVDDALHKLARQLSGRTNVFEDLTNFKERIARTKSRSMNRQNSKHNYIKLQKYVEYKSAWNGYATMYVKAKGTSKTCSKCGYYNKDLRGAVFECPKCGLVIDRQKNASINIWKTFLRMWGFMGSPRKELTSMSPPMNPEEDKRDEAQGLSMDSTHIHT
- a CDS encoding SLC13 family permease, with the translated sequence MTFQYLLGWLMLIMLISFLMLRSRNPKMPVWAFMSFLAFLSIIGRLVSIEELPTVIDLNVIFFLIGMFSIVSLAESSGLLSLLSYWFITKLKSTYSIMIVASIIFGLMAAFAVNDTIAVMGPPIIYMISRATGISLEALLLVLAFSITIGSVTTPMGNPQNVLISVSSGMKAPFISFIFYLFVPTLINLIITPVIISFLLKVPRKGIELGLIAEESLKNKRDAFFSSFKIDVFKYW
- a CDS encoding helix-turn-helix domain-containing protein — translated: MEEELLRPKDVAKIFNISVKTLWKWQKKGIIRTVKLPTGKLRYPKSEVERLWRQLRATGSQ